The genomic DNA GCGTGACCCAGCGCGCGTAGGCCCAGATCTCGTCCGGTTCGGTCGTGTGGAGCGCGACGCCACCACCACCGTGCGTATGGAGGTCGATGAAGCCGGGTACCACGAGGAAACCGCTGAGGTCGACAGCCGCACCGGCACGAGAGCGCTCGTGGTCGACCGCGAGGATCCGCGAGCCAGCGATGGCGAGCCGCCACCCCGTCCGACGGGTGCCGGCATCGACGAGTTCGGCACCGACGAATGCCAGCTCCATCGCCACCCCCTCAGACCGTCCGGGTGACCTTGGCGAGGCCACGTGGCCGATCCGGGTCGAGTCCACGGGCGCGAGCCAGCGCGAGTGCGAGGAGTTGCCCCGGTACGACAGCGACGAGCGGTGAGAGCCACTCGGGGACATCGGGCGGCAAAGGCAAGGGGAGATCAGCCCGGGCGAGGAGCGTGGGAGCATCGCTCACGATCGCCAGCGCTGCCGCACGGGTAGCCAAGTCCTCGGTGAGCGCTGCGAGGTCGGGAAAGACCGCACCGGAAGGAGCGACCAGGACGATCGGGAAGCCGGGCTCGACGAGTGCGATCGGGCCGTGGCGGAAGTCGGCCGAGGAATACGGCTGCGCCAGCACGAGACACGTCTCCTGGAGTTTCAGCGCGACCTCGAACGCCGTCGCGTAGTTGAAGCCGCGGCCGATGACGGCGAGGAGGCGCGCGTCCCGGAAGGGACCGAGCTGCTGGGCGAGATCCCGGTTGCGCTCGAGCGTCCTCTGGAGCGCCGCAGGCACCTCGGCGAGCTGGCTCAGGCGCGTGCGGTCGCCAGCGAGCGCGGTGCTGAGGAGGGCGAGCACGAAGAGCTGTGCCGTGTAGGTCTTGGTCGCGGCGATGGCCCGTTCCTCCCCGGCCAAGAGCGGAAGGACGAGCTCGGCAGCCTGGGCGAGCGGCGAGGCGGGATCATTGGTGACGGCAAGGGTGAGTGCACCCTGGCGACGCCCTTCCTCGATGACCGCGACGATATCGGGCGACCGGCCGCTCTGGCTGATCGCGAGAACGAGGCTTCCGGCGAGCGACGGGGGCCGCCGGTACAGCGTGAACAGGGAAGGGGTCGCCAGGGCGACCGGCAGCCGGTTGTCCGCCCCGAAGAGGTACTGGGCATACCGCGCGGCATTGTCGGAACTGCCGCGCGCAGCGATCACCACGTAGCGCGGTGCAGCAGCCTGGATGCGCTTCGCCACCTCCTCGACGCGTGGGAATCCCTCGGCGAGGAGGCGCTCGAGGACAGCCGGCTGTTCGGCGATCTCACCTGCGAGTATCGACATGCTGGCGCTCCCACTGTGCACGATACGCAGCCATGTCGAGGATACGACCGGAGACCCGGGCGTCCTCGGCCGCGAAGGCCAGAAGATGGCTTTCGACCGCCTGACGGGCGCTCGTCAGCACACCGGTCCGTTCGCCGCGGACAGCCTGGACGAACGCACGGATGAGGCCGACATCGCCACCGCCATGCCCGCCGATCGGGGGCGCCAGACGCAGCGTCTCGATCGTACCCGTGAGGTGGTCGGCTATGACGAGTTCGCGGCGCGATTCGTTCGCGAGGAGCGTCGCACGCGTGCCGTCGATGCGGACGGTCCGTCCTTCGACGTGGGAGGCACCTTGCATCGTGAGCGAGACAGCGAGCTGGCCAGCGAACTCCATCAACACCACCTGGTGATCGACCGCTGTATTGTCGCAGTGGTAGACACAGCGGCCATAGGGTCCAGTCGCGAGTGCCCGCAGGATCGCTTCCGGATCGGGATCTGGAGAGACGGCGTGCTGGAAGGCACTGCCCGCAGCCGTGAACAGATAGATCCGCGGAGCGAAGTACGGGCACTCGTCGGCGATCGGGCAACCGTCGGTACAGCGCTCCGGG from Thermomicrobium sp. 4228-Ro includes the following:
- a CDS encoding SIS domain-containing protein, with product MSILAGEIAEQPAVLERLLAEGFPRVEEVAKRIQAAAPRYVVIAARGSSDNAARYAQYLFGADNRLPVALATPSLFTLYRRPPSLAGSLVLAISQSGRSPDIVAVIEEGRRQGALTLAVTNDPASPLAQAAELVLPLLAGEERAIAATKTYTAQLFVLALLSTALAGDRTRLSQLAEVPAALQRTLERNRDLAQQLGPFRDARLLAVIGRGFNYATAFEVALKLQETCLVLAQPYSSADFRHGPIALVEPGFPIVLVAPSGAVFPDLAALTEDLATRAAALAIVSDAPTLLARADLPLPLPPDVPEWLSPLVAVVPGQLLALALARARGLDPDRPRGLAKVTRTV